A single Defluviitalea saccharophila DNA region contains:
- a CDS encoding galactose ABC transporter substrate-binding protein codes for MRRYVKKGSILLIITFIATLLNACTAVNQYSNASQAGKKEFKVGMVIYNAEDTFIGYLRDMVAYYIELYEEEAGVQIELEVLDSANSEELQNNQIDHFIKEGYDVILANTVDRADASMIIDKAQRAKIDTIFFNREPVPQDMKKWDRIYYVGTSAEEAGRMQGEILVETINNGLALDKNKDGKIQYVMIEGEHGHQDAILRTYHCIKVLEENGLKMENLGTDSGSWLKNEGKAMMETWLEEFGDDIEIVLSNNDDMALGAIEALKEYGYFNGEQWMPVIGVDGVDEALEAIENGTMIGTILNDYDEQAKCIVYKLYQCIGVNDLEIDISTEEKDNYFWVKHKKVTKENVDTVKKHTSILKK; via the coding sequence ATGCGGAGGTATGTGAAAAAAGGCAGTATACTGTTGATCATTACTTTCATTGCAACATTATTAAATGCTTGTACTGCTGTAAACCAATATTCAAATGCAAGCCAGGCAGGAAAAAAAGAATTTAAAGTGGGAATGGTCATTTATAATGCCGAAGACACTTTTATTGGCTACCTTCGAGATATGGTAGCATATTATATAGAGTTATATGAAGAAGAAGCAGGTGTTCAAATAGAATTAGAGGTGTTAGACAGCGCCAATAGTGAAGAACTTCAAAATAATCAAATCGATCATTTTATTAAAGAAGGTTATGATGTCATACTTGCTAACACCGTAGACAGAGCCGATGCTTCAATGATTATTGATAAGGCACAAAGAGCAAAGATAGATACCATTTTCTTTAATAGAGAGCCGGTTCCTCAGGACATGAAAAAATGGGACAGGATCTACTATGTAGGCACCAGCGCTGAAGAGGCAGGAAGAATGCAGGGCGAAATATTGGTAGAGACTATCAATAACGGACTGGCTCTGGACAAAAATAAGGACGGGAAGATTCAGTATGTCATGATAGAAGGAGAACATGGCCATCAAGATGCCATTTTACGCACCTATCACTGTATAAAGGTACTGGAGGAAAATGGCTTAAAGATGGAAAACTTGGGCACGGATTCGGGAAGTTGGCTTAAGAATGAAGGCAAGGCAATGATGGAAACCTGGCTTGAAGAATTTGGAGATGACATAGAAATTGTACTCTCTAATAATGATGACATGGCCTTAGGCGCTATTGAAGCTTTAAAAGAATACGGCTACTTTAACGGAGAACAATGGATGCCGGTAATAGGAGTAGACGGTGTGGATGAAGCTTTAGAGGCTATAGAAAATGGAACGATGATCGGTACGATTTTAAATGATTATGATGAGCAGGCAAAGTGCATTGTGTATAAATTGTACCAATGTATAGGTGTTAATGATTTAGAAATTGATATCAGTACAGAAGAAAAAGATAATTATTTTTGGGTAAAACATAAAAAAGTTACGAAAGAAAATGTAGATACAGTAAAAAAACATACCTCGATTCTTAAAAAATAA